The following proteins come from a genomic window of Castor canadensis chromosome 17, mCasCan1.hap1v2, whole genome shotgun sequence:
- the Nbeal2 gene encoding neurobeachin-like protein 2 isoform X5, which translates to MEPALGPGVQKDLGYLQQWLKAFVGAFEKSILLSSLEPQRPEEAGAEVPLLPLDALHVLAEQLDQGDLEQALLVLKLFIILCRNLDNVEAGWGQVLVPRVLALLTGLVAELKGPPPPQEDRGTQLENVALHALLLCESLFDPYQTWRRQHSGEVISSKEKSKYKFPPSTLPSEFSAFFQESLQDADHLPTVLLLRLIHLFGAVLAGGKENGQMAVSAGSVQGLLGVVWGWGHGPPQDSRVVPLALEALVGAVHVLHASRAPPRGPELRALLEGYFRVLNADWPASPSSGPEEALVTLRVSMLDAIPMMLACEDRPVLQATFLSNNCFEHLIRLIQNSKVLDQDTDAIAVHVVRVLTCIMSGSPSAKEVFKERIGYQHLQEVLQSHGTPTHRLLQELLNMAVEGDHSLCPPPPICNEQPVLVLMQWLPALPTTELRLFLAQRLWWLCGSRPASRATCVQAGLVDYLLEALGTGIALGARCQEQLLALLQALGRVSLRPSELRRLLHPPPGLDSGSGRTEAQKARHAGAIIRALSGMARHQGRTRALRYFDLTPSMAGIMVPPVQRWPGPGFTFHAWLCLHSMDAAPASAPTRPFQRKQLYSFFTSSGSGFEAFFTAAGTLVVAVCTRKEYMTMSLPEVSFADSAWHCVAIVHVPGRRPFSQNLVHVYKDGHLVKTAPLRCPSLSEPFSSCCIGSAGHRTTTTTTGLPAPPVPTHPSLTRSQSVPASTGLGWGSGLVAPLQEGSISSTLAGTQDTQWGSPTSLEGELGAVAIFHEALQAPALRSLSTLGPNEPAPFKPEGELYELGAKLLLHYSPQACKNNICLDLSPGQGLDGRLTGHRVETWDVKDVLNCVGGMGALMPLLEQVATQPQEAEAGPAETHDLVGPELTSGHNTQGLLLPLGKSSEERMERNAVAAFLLMVRNFLQGHTVNQESLVQCQGPAIIGALLHKVPSWAMDMNVLMSAQLLMEQVAAENSGPLLYLLYQHLLFNFHLWTLSDFAVRLGHIQYMSSIVREHRQRLRKKYGVQFILDALRTHYSPQRERPLAADDLHTVQTSLLGLAREFLVRSFSADDLQVVLSFLAATSDDGQAVGALDLLLALLQGSPAQESLAVFLLEPGNLEVLHALLLRPRSLPLLPDRVCKILRKLQQNERLPERSRQRLRLRDSGLQGLVACLPEGAISPQLCQGLYKLFLGADCLNLSDLLAVVQLSLQADLSIRLDICRQLFHLIYGQPDTVRLLARQAGWQDVLTRLYVLEAPTASGPPPFPPEPPTSLDPALSPPPTESPPEPSDVFLPSEAPCSDPDSFYHALSPFCTPFDLGLERASVGSGNTVGGGSNSGTVTPASQPGTPSPLDGPRPFPAPHGRHSSSLSNVLEDGSLPGVSGDDTSNTSNPQQTPEEELCNLLTNVLFSVTWRGVEGSDESAWRERGQVFSVLTQLGASATLVRPPDCIKRSLLEMMLESALTDIKEAPTGVLASLTQQALWLLRLLQDFLCAEGHGNQELWSEKIFEGVCSLLDRLGAWPHLANSTADLREMAQIGLRLVLGYILLEDPQLHAQAYVKLHMLLQTAVPVRREEACYVLSKLEAALSRALNASSSETATEHAQPTSMPAAASERCSWLVPLVRTLLDRAYGPLGLQWGLPSLPPTNGSPTFFEDFQAFCATPEWRHFIDKQVQPTMSQFEMDTYAKSHDLMSGFWNACYDTLMSSGQRHQQERTQSRRAFQELVLEPVQRRARLEGLRYAAALKQQAAQHSTALLHWEALWHQLSSPCGAWALRDPPTPHWKLSSAETYSRMRLKLVPNHHFDPHLEASALRDNLGEVPLTPTEEASLPLAVTKEAKVSTPHEELQDDQLGEDELAVLEAPMEAAELDEQHEKLVLSAECQLVTVVAVVPGLLEVTTQHVYFYDGSTERVETEEGIGHDFRRPLAQLREVHLRRFNLRRSALELFFIDQSNYFLNFPCKVAGPSASSPCQAPRPQPYPIPPHTQVRNQVYSWLLRLRPPTQGYLSSRSPQEMLRASGLTQKWVQREISNFEYLMQLNTIAGRTYNDLSQYPVFPWVLQDYVSPTLDLSNPAVFRDLSKPIGVVNPKHAQLVREKYESFEDPAGTIDKFHYGTHYSNAAGVMHYLIRVEPFTSLHVQLQSGRFDCSDRQFHSVAAAWQARLESPADVKELIPEFFYFPDFLENQNGFDLGCLQLTNEKVGDVVLPPWASSPEDFIQQHRRALESEYVSAHLHEWIDLIFGYKQRGPAAEEALNVFYYCTYEGAVDLDHVADERERKALEGIISNFGQTPCQLLKEPHPSRLSAEEAAHRLARTDATSPSIFQHLDQLKAFFAEVISDGVPLVLALVPHRQPHSFIIQGSSDLLVTVSASGLLGTHSWLPYDRNINNYFSFSKDTTIGSPKMQRLLSGPWVPGSGVSGQVLAVAPDGKLLFSGGYWDGSLRVTALPRGKLLNQLNRHLDVVTCLALDTFGIYLISGSRDTTCLVWRLLQQGGLSVGLASKPVQVLFGHEAAVSCVAINTELDMAVSGSEDGTVIIHTVRRGQFVAALRPPGAMLPGPVFHLALGSEGQIVVQSSAWERPGAQVTYSLHLYSVNGRLRASLPLAEQPTALAVTEDFVLLGTAQCALHILHLNRLCPAVPPLPMKVPVCSVAVTKERSHVLVGLEDGKLIVVGAGQPSEVRSSQFARKLWRSSRRISQVSSGETEYNPGEAR; encoded by the exons ATGGAACCAGCTCTGGGGCCCGGGGTCCAG AAGGACCTAGGCTACCTGCAGCAGTGGCTGAAGGCTTTCGTGGGAGCTTTCGAGAAGAGCATCTTACTGTCCTCCTTGGAGCCACAAAG GCCAGAGGAGGCGGGTGCAGAGGTTCCCCTGCTACCACTGGATGCCCTGCATGTGCTGGCCGAGCAGCTGGACCAGGGGGACCTGGAGCAAGCCTTGTTGGTGCTCAAGCTCTTCATTATTCTATGCAG GAACCTGGACAATGTAGAGGCAGGCTGGGGCCAGGTGCTGGTACCTCGTGTATTGGCGCTGCTCACTGGGCTGGTGGCTGAG CTGAAAGGACCTCCACCACCACAGGAGGACCGTGGGACCCAGCTGGAGAATGTGGCCCTGCATGCCCTGCTCCTCTGTGAGAGCCTTTTTGACCCCTACCAGACCTGGCGACGCCAGCACAGTGG GGAAGTCATCAGCTCCAAGGAGAAGAGCAAATACAAGTTCCCTCCTTCAACTTTGCCTTCTGAATTCAGCGCCTTCTTCCAAG AGAGCCTGCAGGATGCAGACCACTTGCCCACGGTGCTACTGTTGCGGCTCATCCACCTCTTTGGTGCTGTCCTTGCAGGAGGAAAG GAGAATGGGCAGATGGCTGTGAGTGCCGGCTCTGTGCAGGGCCTGCTGGGTGTGGTGTGGGGCTGGGGCCATGGGCCACCCCAGGACTCCCGCGTTGTACCACTGGCCCTGGAGGCACTGGTGGGTGCAGTGCATGTCCTACACGCCAGCCGCGCACCTCCCCGTGGGCCAGAACTCCGTGCCCTCCTGGAGGGCTACTTCCGAGTCCTTAATGCTGACTGGCCAGCTAGTCCAAGCTCAGGCCCTGAAGAGGCCCTTGTCACCCTGCGGGTCAGCATGCTCG ATGCCATCCCCATGATGCTGGCATGTGAGGACCGGCCAGTGCTGCAAGCTACCTTCCTCAGCAACAATTGCTTTGAACACCTCATTCGCCTCATCCAAAACAGCAAG gtACTGGACCAGGACACAGATGCCATTGCAGTCCATGTGGTCAGGGTGCTGACTTGCATCATGAGTGGCTCCCCTTCAGCCAAG GAGGTGTTCAAGGAACGCATTGGCTACCAGCACCTGCAAGAGGTCCTGCAGAGCCATGGGACCCCCACCCACCGGCTATTGCAAGAGCTGCTCAACATG GCTGTGGAGGGTGACCACAGCCTATGCCCGCCTCCACCAATCTGCAACGAGCAGCCGGTGCTGGTGCTGATGCAGTGGCTGCCAGCATTGCCCACGACTGAGCTGCGCCTATTCTTAGCACAACGCCTTTGGTGGCTCTGTGGCAGCCGCCCTGCCAGCCGTGCCACCTGTGTGCAAGCAGGTCTGGTGGACTACCTACTGGAAGCCCTTGGCACAGGGATAGCCCTGGGGGCTCGCTGCCAGGAGCAACTGTTGGCATTGCTGCAAGCTCTGGGCCGTGTGTCACTAAGGCCCTCGGAGCTACGTCGCCTGCTGCACCCCCCACCAGGGCTGGACTCAGGGTCAGgcagaactgaggctcagaaggctCGACATGCAGGTGCCATCATCCGAGCACTGTCAGGAATGGCCCGGCATCAGGGTCGTACACGTGCCCTGCGCTACTTTGACCTCACACCCAGCATGGCAGGCATCATGGTGCCCCCTGTGCAGCGATGGCCAGGACCTGGCTTCACcttccatgcctggctttgtcTGCACTCCATGGATGCAGCCCCTGCCTCTGCTCCCACCCGGCCTTTCCAGCGAAAACAGCTGTACAG CTTCTTCACCAGCAGTGGCTCGGGATTTGAGGCCTTCTTCACTGCAGCTGGGACCCTGGTGGTGGCTGTGTGCACACGGAAGGAGTACATGACCATGAGCTTGCCTGAAGTGTCCTTTGCTGACTCTGCATGG CATTGTGTGGCCATCGTCCATGTGCCTGGGCGCCGGCCCTTCAGCCAGAACCTAGTCCATGTCTACAAAGATGGCCATCTGGTCAAAACCGCTCCCCTTCGTTGtccctccctcagtgag CCTTTCTCCTCCTGTTGTATTGGCTCTGCTGGGCACCGCACAACGACCACCACCACAGGACTGCCTGCGCCACCAGTCCCCACTCACCCCTCCCTCACCCGCTCCCAGTCGGTTCCAGCCTCcacagggctgggctgggggtcTGGGCTGGTGGCCCCCCTGCAGGAGGGCAGCATCAGCTCCACCCTTGCAGGAACCCAGGACACTCAGTGGGGCAGCCCCACATCCCTGGAGGGTGAGCTGGGCGCTGTGGCCATCTTCCATGAAGCTCTGCAGGCACCTGCCCTGCGCAGTCTGAGCACACTGG GGCCCAATGAGCCGGCACCCTTCAAACCTGAGGGAGAACTATATGAGCTTGGGGCCAAACTCCTCCTTCATTACTCACCTCAG GCCTGTAAGAACAACATCTGCCTGGACCTGTCCCCTGGGCAGGGGCTGGATGGCCGTCTGACGGGCCACAGGGTAGAGACATGGGACGTGaag GATGTGCTGAACTGCGTGGGGGGCATGGGTGCCCTGATGCCCCTGTTGGAGCAAGTGGCCACGCAGCCCCAAGAGGCCGAGGCAGGTCCAGCCGAAACACATGACCTTGTGGGGCCTGAACTGACTTCAGGCCACAACACCCAGGGCCTGCTTCTCCCACTGGGCAAGTCTTCAG AGGAGCGGATGGAACGGAATGCAGTGGCTGCCTTTCTGCTGATGGTGCGGAACTTCCTGCAGGGCCACACTGTGAACCAGGAAAGCCTGGTGCAGTGCCAGGGGCCTGCCATCATTGGGGCTCTCTTGCACAAG GTCCCCAGCTGGGCTATGGACATGAATGTGCTCATGTCTGCCCAACTGCTAATGGAGCAGGTGGCAGCTGAGAACAGTGGGCCCCTCCTATACCTGCTCTACCAGCATTTGCTCTTCAACTTTCACCTCTGGACCCTCAGTGATTTCGCTGTGCGCCTTG GCCACATCCAGTACATGTCCAGCATAGTTCGTGAACACAGACAGCGGCTACGGAAGAAGTATGGGGTCCAGTTCATCCTTGATGCTCTGCGCACCCACTACAG CCCACAGCGGGAGCGCCCCCTTGCGGCCGACGACCTCCACACAGTGCAGACTTCCCTCCTGGGCTTGGCTCGGGAGTTCCTGGTACGAAGCTTCTCTGCTGATGACTTGCAGGTTGTGCTGAGTTTTTTGGCAGCCACTAGTGATGATGGCCAG GCGGTGGGCGCACTGGACCTGCTGCTGGCCCTGCTTCAGGGCTCCCCGGCTCAGGAGTCCTTGGCTGTCTTCCTGTTGGAGCCAGGAAACCTCGAGGTGCTGCACGCTCTGCTGTTGCGGCCAAGGTCCCTGCCCCTGCTGCCTGACCGAGTCTGCAAG ATCCTGCGCAAGCTGCAGCAGAACGAGCGGTTACCGGAGCGGAGCCGTCAGCGGCTCCGGCTGAGGGACAGCGGTCTTCAGGGTCTGGTCGCCTGCCTGCCTGAGGGGGCCATCTCCCCCCAGCTCTGCCAGGGCCTCTATAAGCTGTTCCTTGGGGCAG ATTGCCTGAACCTCTCAGACCTATTGGCTGTGGTGCAGCTGTCCctccaggctgacctcagcaTCCGTCTAGACATTTGTCGCCAG CTCTTCCACCTCATCTATGGACAGCCAGACACAGTGCGACTACTGGCCCGACAGGCCGGCTGGCAGGATGTGCTGACCCGGCTGTATGTCCTGGAAGCCCCCACAGCGAGTGGTCCCCCACCCTTTCCTCCAGAGCCACCCACCTCCCTGGATCCAGCCCTGTCCCCACCACCTACTGAGTCGCCTCCTGAGCCTTCAGACGTCTTCCTGCCCTCAGAGGCCCCCTGTTCTGACCCAGATTCCTTTTATCATGCCCTATCCCCATTCTGCACGCCCTTTGACCTGGGCCTGGAGCGGGCCAGTGTGGGTTCAGGCAACACTGTAGGTGGTGGTAGCAACAGCGGGACCGTTACCccagccagccagcctggcacACCTTCCCCACTGGATGGGCCGCGGCCCTTCCCTGCTCCCCATGGTCGCCACAGCTCCAGTCTCTCCAACGTGCTGGAGGACGGTAGCCTCCCAGGCGTCAGTGGGGATGACACTTCTAACACCAGCAACCCTCAG CAAACCCCTGAGGAGGAACTGTGCAACCTGCTCACCAATGTGCTGTTCTCAGTGACGTGGCGGGGCGTAGAGGGCAGTGACGAGTCTGCCTGGCGGGAACGAGGCCAGGTCTTCTCAGTACTCACGCAGCTGGGGGCCTCAGCCACACTGGTGCGCCCGCCAGACTGCATCAAACGCAG CCTCTTGGAGATGATGCTGGAGTCAGCCCTGACCGACATTAAGGAGGCCCCCACTGGGGTCCTGGCCAGCCTCACCCAGCAGGCGCTTTGGCTGCTCCGTCTGCTGCAGGACTTCCTGTGCGCTGAGGGTCATGGGAACCAGGAGCTATGGAGTGAGAAG ATATTTGAAGGTGTGTGCAGCCTGCTGGATCGCCTGGGCGCATGGCCGCATCTGGCCAACAGCACAGCTGATCTCCGTGAAATGGCGCAGATAGGTCTTCGTCTTGTGCTCGGCTACATCCTGCTGGAGGACCCACAG CTGCATGCCCAGGCCTACGTGAAGCTGCACATGCTACTGCAGACCGCAGTGCCAGTTCGCCGCGAAGAGGCCTGCTATGTACTCTCCAAGCTGGAGGCCGCACTCAGCCGGGCACTGAATGCCTCTTCCTCTGAGACGGCCACTGAGCACGCACAGCCCACATCCATGCCTGCAGCAGCCTCAGAGCGCTGCTCGTGGCTGGTACCGCTGGTGCGCACGCTGCTGGACCGAGCCTATGGGCCACTGGGGCTGCAGTGGGGGCTGCCCTCCCTGCCGCCCACCAACGGCAGCCCTACGTTCTTTGAGGACTTCCAGGCTTTTTGTGCCACACCGGAATGGCGCCACTTCATCGACAAACAG GTGCAGCCCACTATGTCACAGTTTGAAATGGACACATATGCTAAGAGCCATGACCTCATGTCAGGCTTCTGGAATGCCTGCTACGACACGCTCATGAGCAGCGGGCAGCGGCACCAGCAGGAACGCACCCAGAGTCGACGGGCCTTCCAG GAGCTGGTGCTGGAACCTGTGCAGCGGCGGGCACGCCTGGAGGGGCTGCGCTATGCAGCAGCACTCAAGCAGCAGGCAGCCCAGCACTCGACGGCCCTGCTGCATTGGGAGGCACTGTGGCACCAGCTCTCTAGCCCCTGTGGGGCTTGGGCCCTAAG GGACCCTCCAACTCCCCACTGGAAGCTGTCCAGCGCTGAGACATACTCGCGCATGCGACTGAAGCTGGTACCCAACCATCACTTCGACCCTCACTTGGAAGCCAGTGCCCTACGTGACAATCTGG GTGAGGTCCCCCTGACACCCACCGAGGAGGCCTCGCTGCCTTTGGCAGTGACCAAAGAGGCCAAAGTCAGCACCCCGCATGAGGAGCTACAGGACGACCAGCTAGGCGAGGATGAGCTGGCTGTGCTGGAGGCTCC GATGGAAGCAGCAGAACTGGATGAGCAGCATGAGAAGCTGGTGCTGTCAGCTGAGTGCCAGCTGGTCACAGTGGTGGCTGTGGTCCCAGGACTGCTGGAGGTCACCACGCAGCATGTGTACTTCTATGATGGCAGTACTGAGCGTGTGGAAACTGAGGAGG GCATTGGGCATGACTTCCGGCGCCCTCTGGCCCAGCTGCGTGAGGTCCACCTGCGGCGTTTCAACCTACGCCGTTCAGCCCTTGAGCTCTTCTTCATTGATCAGTCTAACTACTTCCTCAACTTCCCATGCAAGGTGGCTGGGCCCTCAGCCTCTTCTCCTTGCCAGGCTCCCAGGCCCCAGCCCTACCCCATCCCTCCCCATACTCAGGTACGGAACCAAGTGTACTCGTGGCTTCTGCGCCTGCGGCCACCCACCCAAGGCTACCTAAGCAGCCGCTCCCCTCAGGAGATGCTGCGTGCTTCAGGCCTTACCCAG AAATGGGTACAGCGGGAGATATCTAACTTCGAGTACTTGATGCAGCTCAATACCATTGCGGGGCGGACCTACAATGACCTGTCTCAGTACCCTGTG TTCCCCTGGGTCTTGCAGGATTATGTGTCACCAACCCTGGACCTCAGCAACCCGGCTGTTTTCCGGGACCTTTCCAAACCCATCGGTGTGGTGAACCCCAAGCATGCCCAGCTTGTGAGGGAGAA GTATGAGAGCTTTGAGGACCCGGCAGGCACTATCGACAAGTTCCACTATGGCACCCACTATTCCAATGCAGCGGGCGTGATGCATTACCTCATTCGAGTGGAGCCTTTTACCTCCCTGCATGTCCAGCTGCAGAGTGGCCG CTTCGACTGCTCTGACCGGCAGTTCCACTCAGTGGCAGCAGCCTGGCAGGCGCGCCTGGAGAGCCCCGCCGATGTGAAGGAGCTCATTCCAGAGTTCTTCTACTTCCCTGACTTCCTGGAGAACCAGAATG GATTTGACCTGGGCTGCCTCCAGCTGACCAACGAGAAGGTGGGCGATGTGGTGCTGCCCCCGTGGGCAAGCTCTCCTGAGGACTTCATCCAGCAGCACCGCCGGGCTctg GAGTCAGAGTATGTTTCTGCTCACCTGCATGAGTGGATTGATCTCATTTTTGGTTACAAGCAGCGGGGGCCAGCAGCCGAGGAGGCCCTCAATGTCTTCTATTACTGCACCTATGAGG GGGCTGTGGACCTGGACCATGTAGCTGATGAACGGGAACGGAAGGCTCTGGAGGGCATTATCAGCAACTTTGGGCAGACTCCCTGTCAGCTGCTGAAG GAGCCACATCCATCCCGGCTCTCAGCTGAGGAAGCAGCCCATCGCCTTGCACGTACGGACGCTACTTCACCGAGCATCTTCCAGCACCTGGACCAGCTCAAGGCCTTCTTTGCAGAG GTTATCAGTGATGGTGTGCCCCTGGTGCTGGCCCTGGTCCCCCACCGGCAGCCCCACTCCTTCATCATCCAGGGTTCCTCAGACCTTTTG GTGACCGTGAGTGCCAGTGGGCTGCTGGGCACCCACAGCTGGTTGCCCTACGACCGAAACATAAACAACTACTTCAGCTTCAGCAAAGACACCACAATAGGCAGCCCCAA GATGCAGAGACTGCTGAGTGGCCCATGGGTGCCTGGCAGTGGCGTGAGTGGGCAAGTACTGGCAGTGGCCCCTGATGGGAAACTGCTCTTCAGCGGTGGCTACTGGGATGGCAGCCTGCGAGTGACTGCGCTACCCCGAGGCAAGCTGTTGAACCAGTTAAACCGCCACCTTG ACGTAGTGACCTGCCTTGCGCTGGACACCTTTGGCATCTACCTCATTTCAGGCTCCCGGGACACCACGTGCTTGGTGTGGCGACTTCTGCAGCAG GGTGGTTTGTCCGTAGGGCTAGCATCGAAGCCTGTACAGGTCCTATTTGGGCACGAGGCTGCAGTGAGCTGTGTGGCCATCAACACAGAACTCGATATGGCTGTGTCTGGATCCGAG GATGGAACTGTGATCATACACACTGTACGCCGAGGCCAGTTTGTGGCAGCACTACGGCCTCCAGGTGCCATGTTACCTGGACCTGTGTTCCACCTGGCATTAGGGTCTGAAGGCCAGATTGTGGTACAGAGCTCAGCATGGGAGCGCCCTGGGGCCCAG GTCACCTACTCCTTGCACCTGTACTCGGTGAATGGGAGGTTGCGGGCTTCACTACCCCTGGCAGAGCAACCTACAGCCCTGGCAGTGACAGAGGACTTTGTTTTACTGGGCACTGCTCAATGTGCGCTGCACATCCTCCACCTGAACAG ACTGTGCCCGGCCGTGCCTCCCCTGCCCATGAAAGTGCCGGTCTGCAGTGTCGCCGTGACCAAGGAACGTAGCCATGTGCTGGTAGGCCTGGAGGACGGCAAGCTGATCGTAGTGGGCGCAGGGCAGCCCTCTGAG GTGCGCAGCAGCCAGTTCGCGCGGAAGCTGTGGCGGTCCTCCAGACGCATCTCCCAGGTGTCGTCTGGAGAGACCGAATACAACCCTGGCGAGGCTCGCTGA